The DNA region CCCTCCTCGCGCAGGATAGTCAGATGCGTTGACACGCGCGGCTGCGGCAGATTCAGCCGCGCCGACAGCTCGCTGACGGTCGCGTCGCCATCCAGCAGCAGGTCGAGAATGCGCAGACGACTCTCGTCGGCGAGGCTGCGGATGAGCGGCAGGAGCTGTTCCATTGTGATCTGCTGACTTCCTGCAACAACATATCTCTCAATACGGATATGTTAGCGCAATCGCTGACGCTGTCAAGCTGAATGAGCTGTCAACGCCAAGGTGGCACATACGTAGGCGGGGCAGCCACGCCCGCAATCTGTCATTTCGAGGCCTCAGCGAGAGATCTCCCACCCGTTCGCAATCCATCTGCGCGGGGGAGATCTTTCGGTTGCGACCTCAAGATGACAGGACAAGGTGGTGGCTGTCGCCTTGAAAGATCAGACAAAATGGCGTTGACAGCTCACTCAATGGGTTGTCAACGCCATATTGTCTGATTAGCAGCCGACCCCTTCCTCTGTCATCCTGAGCCGCAGCGAAGGATCTCCCACCCGTTCGATGCAGTCCGACGCAGGAGAGATTTCTCGCTGCGGCCTCGAAATGAAAGAGAACATGGGGCGCTGTCGCGCCTGACGATTCGACACTTTGGCGCTGACAGACCACTGAATGCGGATCGTGAATGCAGGTCGGGTACAATCGCGCAGGTGGTGGGGTCCACCGGAGCGCCCTCCGTCGCTCGAACCGCAGTAGTGCCGATGACTCCTGTCCGATGTAGCCCACCGCGTCGCCCAGCGTGGCACGACGGCGCGCTGCTGAGCGATGGAGTTGAGCTGACGAATGGGAATCATCCTTGTTGGCGTTGGTGGCGGCGCAGGTGCGATCAGCCGCTATCTGCTCTCCGGCTGGATCAACACCGTGGCGGGGCCGGGTCCGTTCGCAATCTTTGTCGTCAACATTACTGGCGCGTTTCTCCTGGGCCTCTTTCTGACATTGACGCAGGATCGGTTCATCGTCTCACCAGATATGCGCCGACTGGTCGCGACCGGCTATTTCGGTGGCTACACAACGTTCTCGACCTGGACCTGGGAGACGATGCAGCTGGTTCAGACCGGTGAATACGCACGCGCATTCCTGAACGGCGCCGGTTCACTCGTCGTCGGGCTGGTCGCCGTCTATCTCGGCATTGTCGTTGGACGGTTGATCTGATGGCCGCGGACGTGAAGGCGGTGATGAGCGCGATGCAGGAAGCTGGCAAGCGTCTACGCATCTACATTGGTGAATCGGACACCTGGCACGGTCGGCCCCTCTTTCAGGAAATCGTCGAGATGGCCCATCGGGAGGGACTGGCCGGGGCGACGGTCGTGCGGGGGATTGAGGGATTCGGCGCGCACTCCCGCATCCACACGGCGCGGGTGCTGCGGCTCTCGGAGGATCTGCCGGTCGTCGTTGATATCGTTGACAGCGCCGAGCGCATCGAGCGGATCCTGCCGATCCTGGACGAGATGGTGTCCGAAGGACTGGTGACGATCAGCGATGTCACGGTCGTGATGTATCGACATCGCGATGGGGACAAGCCACGAAGTGATTGAGGGACAGATGGGAACCGACGCGCGCGTCGTTGACGCCTTCATTGAAATCCCGAAGGGGAGCCGGAACAAGTACGAGTTCGATGAGTCCGTCGGTCGCTTCCGGCTCGATCGCGTGCTGTATTCATCTGTCCATTACCCGACCGACTACGGCTACATCGAGCACACGCTGGCTCCGGATGGCGACCACCTCGACATTCTGGTCGTCGTCCACGAGCCGACGTTCCCCGGCTGTCTGGTCGAGTCGAGGCCGGTTGGCGGGCTGGACATGGCGGACGAGAAGGGCAGCGACTTCAAGGTGCTGGCCGTACCGACCGGTGACCCACGCTTCGACCACGTCCACACCCTGCGCGATCTCGCCCCGCACACGCTTCTTGAGATCGAGGCGTTCTTCGCGACCTACAAGCTGCTGGAGCCGAAGGACACCGAGGTGTTGGGCTGGCACGAGGTCGATGAGGCGTGGGAGATGATCGAGCGCTCTCGCGCAGCCTGGACGGCGCAGCAGGGATGAGCGCGCGGCGCGGCGAAGCGGTCGGCGACCTCGCTGAGGCGCGCTTCAAGGCGGCGGCCGGGGCGGTATTCCGTCAGTTGCGCAGCGACCATGGCTGGTCGCTGCGCGAGTTTGCCGAGCGCGTCGGTATCGCACACACGTCGCTCTATGCGGTCGAGCGCAATGAGACGGTCCCCAGCATCGGCACGCTGGCATCGGTCGCGGCAGCCTGCGACCTGACCCTGCCGGCCATGCTGTCGCTCATCATCGACGCGCTGCTCCGCGACCACCCGACCTCGATGCGCGACGCTTCGCTCGCCGCGCTGATGGAGAACGCCGCCGACCTGACTGATGCGCAGCGCCGCGAGTTGGCCGGTTTTGCCGACTTCCTGCGTTACCGCGACAGGCCGCCGGACGGCGACGCCTGAGCGGCCAGGATCTCGGCGCGCAACGCTCGCCGGTCGGCGACAATGGCTCGCGCCTGCGGCACGACTTCGGTGGCATATAGCTCGATCGTCTGCGCATCATCGGCGGCGACGATGAATGTGCTGATGCCGTAGTCGATGGCCGTGTCGGCGATCTGCTCGGCCCATTCGCTGGGCGGCCCGTTCAGGAAGCCACGACTGGTTGACGAGAACTGCCCGTTGATGTTCAGCATGCGACGAACGGAGCGTGGATCGCGACCTGCCGCCTCGGCTGCCTTGTCGATGCGTGCGTTCATCTGCGCTAGGTCGCGCGTCCCGCCCGGCAGGTAGGCGAGCGACGGCAGCCAGCCGTCGGCGAGCTGACCGACGAGCGCCAGCATCCGCGGCTTGTAGGCACCGACCCAGATATCCACGTCGTGCGCCGGCGCCGGACCACGCTTGGCGCCCTGAATCTGATAGATCTCACCATCCAGCCAGATGCCGCCGGTCTTGCTCGTGTCCCAGACCTCGCGGGCGATTGTGATCGCCTCTCGCAGCGCGGTGATCGATTCGCCGGGAGTCCGACGCGGGGCACCCATCGCGGCAATCGCATCCCAGAACGCACCGGTACCGATGCCCAGATCGACCCGACCACCACTCAGCAGGTCGAGGCTGGCGATGCTGCGGGCCAGCACGACCGGGTTGCGCAACGGCAGGTTGAGCACGTTGCCGGCTAGCCGGATGCGCTCGGTGCGCGAAGCGACGTAGGACAGCAGCGTCCACGTTTCGTGAAACGCCGCCTGATATGGGTGGTCCTGGAACGTCACCAGATCCAGACCGGCCTGCTCGCTGGCGATCGCCAGATCGACGGCATGCGCGGGCGGCGTCGCGGTCGGGGTGATGAACGTACCGAAGAGAAGATCGTGACCATAGTCAGTCATGTGATGAGAAGCTTCCTGCTGCATCAGTCGGTCGATTCGACTAGCACCGGCTGCGGGGCCGGCTGGATGTTGAAGTTGTCGCGGAACACGTTGTTCGGGTCGTAGCGCCGCTTGAGCTCGCGCAGCCGTTCCAGCGTCGCCGGTGGGAACGCATCGGCGATCCGCTCCGGTCGCGGGTCGGTGTCGAAGCTGAGATAGATGCCGTTCATCTGGTCTTGCAGCGCGTCCCAGAGCGGGCCGAGCCGTTGATGGCTCGTGCCGAACGCCGTGAGGTGGAAGTTGGCGTCGCGGTGCGCGTATGCGGTCGCATTGTCCGGGACATCGGCGACCGCGCCACCGACCGAGCGGATCTGGAAGTAATAGGTACTGCGGTTGTTGATCATCTCGGCGGCACCGGCGGCCAGCTCGGGCGTGATGTGGTGGACCAGGCCGGAGCGCGCAGCCGGCTCACCGCGTCCACTGTGGTAGCCCTGCGCAGCGTTGGCCATGATGCCGGCGTAGGTCGTGATCGCGATCTGATGGTCATACAGCGGCGCGATCGTCGCCAGCGGCTGGATGCGATCGACGATGACCGCCGGGTCGGACGAATCGACGACCGCTAGCACCCAGGCAATGGCCGGCTGGTTGTTGCGCGGTGGGCTGACGATCAGGAAGCTGGTCAGATCACGCGGGGCGGCCTCGACGAGCGCGCCCCACTGCTGCAGGAACGTCGCCGTGTCGCTGGCGTCCATCAGCAGTTGCGCCCAGCCGATGTTGCCGACGACGTCCGCTTCAATCTCGAATGAAGTCACGATCCCGAAATTCGCACCGGCACCGCGCGCAGCCCAGAACAGATCCGCGTTCTCCCGCTCGTCGGCGCGCACGACGCTGCCATCGGCCAGCACCATCTCGACGGCGCGGACGTGGTCGATCGTCAGGCCGTGCTCGCGAGCCAGCCAGCCGATGCCGCCCGCTGTCGCCAGGCCGCCAACGCCGACGCCGCCGTAGTCGCCGGAACTGATCGCCCAGCCATACGGAGCGATCGCCTCGGCAACATCCATCCAGCGCGCGCCGGGTCCGATCCGCACCAGCCGGGTGGCCGAGTCGATCACCTCGATGGAATTCAATGCGCCGAGGTCGATGACGATGCCACCGTCGTTCGTCGAGCGTCCGCTGATGCCGTGGCCGCCGCTACGGATACCAAGCGGCAAGTCGGGATGTTGCCGCGCGAAGGCCAGCGCTTCGACGACCTCATCGCGGTTCTGCGGCCGCAGAATCAACCCCGGCGAGCCGCCGCGCAGATAGTTCGAGCGCAACTCGGCGTAGCCAACATCGCCCGGCTCGACCGCACGCTCAGCCAGGCTGGCCGGGATTACGTCGTAGGCGATGCCGTCGCGGCGACGAGCACGCACGGACGCGCGGCGCTGTCGCAGCGGGTGTTGCGCTTGCGGGTCGATCCGATAGAACGCCTCGCGCATGGCAGGTGCGACCTCGCCGGCAAAGCGCTTGATCGCCAGCGCGTCGTCAGTCATCAGGATGAACGTGCTAACGCCGTCGTTCAGCGCCAGCGGCAACAGGTCATCGACCCACTGCTCGGGCGGCCCATCGAGGAACGCTTCGCGCTCTTCAGCGAATCGCCCGTCGATATTGAGGATGCGGCGGATCTCACGTGGGTCGCGGCCAGCCTCACGCGCTGCTGCGTCGATGATCGCGTTGCCGGTGGCAAGCCCGTCTGGCGGCAGGAAGCGCTGCGTGGCGATCCAGCCATCGGCCTCCGCGCCGAGCAGGCGCAGCATGCGAGGCTTTGCCGCACCGAGCAGGATCGGGATCTCATGCGCCGGAGTCGGGCCAGCCTGAGCGCCGTCCAGTCGGTGGTAGATGCCGTCAACGCGTGCGCGACGATCAGCGTTGGTATCCAGCATCGCGCGCACAACCGCCAACGCTTCCTGCATCGCGTCGATCGATTCGCCCGGCGACAGGCGCGGCACGCCGAGCGCCGCAATCGCCGTCCAGTAAGCACCAGCTCCCAGGCCAAGCTCCAGCCGCCCGTGCGACAGGAGATCGAGACTGGCGGCCGCACGCGCCGCGACGGCAGGTTGGCGCAGGGGAATGTTCAGCACGTTCGGCGCGAGGTGGATGCGCTCGGTGCGTCCGGCGATCCAGCTCAGCAACGTCCAGGTATCCAGGTGGGTCGGCAGATAGGGGTGATCCTGAATCGTGACCAGGTCGAGCCCGACACGCTCGGCTAGGACAGCCAGATCGACCACCTGCTGTGGTGCATCGCTGGATGGGGTCAGAAATACCCCGAATTGAAGATCGTGTCCGTACCGCGCCATGTCGTTCCTCTCCAACATTCAGTTGACACATCAACTGTAGTCTTCAACAGGTTGACATGTCAACCTCTAGCAAGTAGCATGTGCGACATGAGCAAGACGATCAGCACCACGCCGGACGCAGCGATGGCGGTCTGGCTGGAGTACAGCACGATCCACCAGCATCTGATGAGCCACCTGGCCCGCGAGCTCAACCGCGAAACAGGTCTATCCGAGGCTGACTATCAGATTCTCGACGCCGTGGCCGACCGACCCGACGGTTGCGTCCGGGCGCTCGAGCTGCGCTGGATCCTGCAATGGGAGAAGAGTCGGCTGTCGCACCAGATCGCGCGGATGATCGCGCGCGGCCTGCTGGACCGCCGCGCCTGCACCGAGGATGCCCGCAGTCAGATCGTTGTCCTGACAACTGACGGACGTGATGCGGCGCTGCATGCCCGCATGGTCCGCGAGGCTTCGATCGAGCGACTCATCCTTAACGTACTGCCAGACGAGGTGCTCGACGGGCTTGCCGAGGCAACAAGCTTGCTGGCCGATGCGCTCGAGCGCGCCGCCGACGCGGATCCCGAGTGCCGCGCCGCGCGTACTGCAGCGCGAGACGAAACCTCCCGGCCAGGCGATGGGGGTATCGAAGAGGGGTGTCTTCCATGCTGAATCTGCAAATCATCGTCGGCAGTACACGCGATGGCCGCGCTGCCGATCTCGTGACGCCGTGGGTCGTAGACCGCGCGTCGCGCCACGCCGACTTCGATGTCGACGTGCTCGACCTGCGCGACTGGCCGCTGCCGATGTTTGCGGAAACACCGCAGACGATCGGCGATCCGAGCGACCCGACCTACTCCGAGCCGGTGGTGCGCAACTGGAATGCGCGCATAAAGGAAGGGGACGCCTACCTCTTCATCACACCGGAGTACAACCACAGCATCCCTGGCGCATTGAAGAATGCGATCGACAGCGTCTACGCCAGCTTCGGGTTCCGCAACAAGCCGGCGGCATTCGTGGGCTACAGTGGCGGGATCGCAGCCGCCGTCCGCGCAATCGAGCATCTGGCGCATATCGCCATCGAGGCCGAGATGGTGCCGCTGCGCAACACCGTGCTCATCCCGCGCGTCCGCAGCGCGTTCGACGGCATCAGCCCCGCCGATCCGGTGGCTGATCTCAGCCTGGGTGTCATGCTCGACGACCTCGCCTGGTGGGGTAATCTGCTCCAGCGCGCGCGGGCCGAGGGCGCGTTGGCTCCAGGTGGGCAGCGACTCCGCGAGGCGCAGGCGCAACTCGCTTCTCGTTAGCCAATCATCGCAGAACATAACAGCGCGCCGAGGTAGTTCACCACGGCGCGCTGTCGTTGTGCAAAGCATCTGCGTACGTGTGCGTTTCCGGCTACTCCCTGCTCGACCATTGCCGGTGTGCACTGAGCATCAGCCTCGAGATCGTCAACCCACGCTTCGGCCCAGGTGGATACCGCCTCCAGCACCGGGAGCAAGTTCTGCCCCTTCTCGGTCAGGTGGTATTCGATCCGCACCGGCATCTCCGGAATGACCGTCCGAATCACGATCCCTTCGGCCTCAAGCTCACGCAAGCGCTCAGAGAGCAGCCGGTCGCTCAAGCCGGGAATCGCCGCCGTGACATCGGTATAGCGGGTTGCGCCTGAGAGCAGGGCGCGCAGGATCGCCCCGGTCCAACGCCGCCCAATAAGCTCGACGGCATGATGGAATCGCGGGCAAAATGCTGTGGGTAAGGAATGTGCGTTGCAGCCCATGCTGCCTCCGTTCTGCCCTCATTGTACGCGAAGGTGGCACACTTGACAATAGCAAGTAACCTTGTTATCGTTACTTACGAAAGATAACGCGGTAACGAGCGAGTGGTCGCTTCCGCACCGCGGCAGAGGAAAGGGACCTGCCAGGATGAGTGTTTCGCCAACCCAGACCACGACGACGTGGAACATCGACACCGCTCACTCGACAGTTGAGTTCAGTGTCAAGCACATGATGATCTCGACGGTGAAGGGCCAGTTCGGCGCGGTTGAGGGCACCGTTGAGCTCGACCCGGCCAATCTAGCCAGCGCCAGCGTCGATGCGCGTATCGACACCAGCACGATCACAACCCACAACGAGATGCGCGACAACCACCTGCGGACGAACGACTTCTTCAACGCCGAAGACTTCCGCTACATCACCTTCAAGAGCACCAGCATCGAGCCGAAGGGTGACGACGAGTTCAAGATCCACGGCGACCTCACCATTCGCGACGTGACCAAGCCAGTCACCCTGGACGCTGTTCTTGACGGCATCATGGAAAAGGACGCCTTCGGCAAGCGCCGGGCTGCGTTCTCAGCGTCGACCTCGATCAATCGCAAGGACTTCGGCGTCAACTGGAACGGCGCGATCGAGGGCGGCGGCGTCGTTGTCGCCGACAAGGTCAAGGTTGATCTGAACATCGCCGCAGTCCAGTAAGACCGGGCACACTCTCGGGTCGAGCGCGTCGAATCCGGCAACGAAGCCGCTCGAGCGCTCGACAGTACACATCCAGCGCCCATCGCCTCGGCGGGTGCCACCGAACGAAAGAACCACGACCATGTCGACCTCGAACACGACCATTCACCCTGAGACGCGCATCGGCCATGTGCACCTCAAAGTCGCCGACCTTGACCGCGCCATCCAGTTCTATCGTGGTGTGCTCGGCTTCGAAGTCATGCAGCGCTACGGACGGCAGGCCGCGTTTCTCTCAGCCGGTGGCTACCACCACCACATCGGGCTCAACACGTGGGAAAGCCGCAACGGCGAACGTCCCGCCCGTGGTACGACCGGGCTGTATCACGCAGCCATTCTCTACCCGAATCGCCGTGAGCTGGCCCGCGCGCTCTCCAGCCTGCTGAGGAACCACTACCCGATCTCCGGTGCAGCCGACCACGGCGTCAGTGAGGCGATCTATCTGGAGGACCCGGACGGCAACGGACTGGAGCTCTACGTCGATCGCGACCCGGCCGAGTGGCCACGCAACGAGAATGGCGAGATCGCCATGACCACCGACGCGCTCGACTTCGCCGGCCTGCTGGCCGAGCTGGAACCCGAGGCAGCTACGGCGACGTCCTAGCTTCCAAGCCCCAACGAGTGTGATGAGCGCCCCGTTCCATTGCGGACCGGGGCGCTTTGTCGTGCTGAGTAGTCGGCCGTCGATCCCTCCGTAGAGACATGACCCAGTTCGTCCGCCTGACAGAATCACTACGGTCGACTACTCCTGCTTTCGCGACGACGTTGCAGGGTGCCGAACACAAATGTAGGTGCGTATCAGATACGCGCCAATCCACAACCACCCGGCAACTGCCGACTCGCGTCGTGCCGGCCACACCAGCCGTGCGTATGCGATACGCCCCTGCATTTGCGTACGTATGTGCCCGCAAGTCACATACACACCCGGCGACCGAGTAAGATAGGGAACCAGACGCCGACATGATGCGACCGGCAGCGGACGCACAATGAGAGGACGCATGACGATGCAGCAACGAGGTGTAGCTCCACTTGGCTCCGGGCGTGCCGAACGACCGGAGGTCGTAGTGCTGCCGACACACGCTGACTCGTCGCCACGCGGGAACGCGCTCCTTCATCTCGCCTTGCAGCTCGCGCCGGACGTCCTGCGAACGCTCGAACGCTCACGAGCCCGCAACAACGTGCGTCAGGTTACGCCGAAGATCGTTGAGCCGCGCAACATCGTCCACGGACTGAATATGTCTGAGGTTGAGCTGGATGTGCGCATCCCGCTCGTCCGCAACATCACCGTCCGACGCGCGACAGCCTGGGCGGCTGACCTGCCGGCGATCACGCCTGCCGCGCCGCGTCGCAGTGGCCGTTTGCGTCGCGTTGGCATCGTCGGTGTCGGGGCGTGCGTTGCAGCAACAATCGGGATCCTGGCGAACCGCGCCAGCGGACTCGTCGCGCCGGTCATTCGCCGAGGATAACCAAACCCGGACACACACAACGGGGCGCGCAATTGCGCGCCCCGTTGGTTTGCTGCCGAGCTGTGCTTAGAGATCGTGGCCGGTGGATGTCTGCTCCAGCAGCTTGGCTGTCTCCTCGCGGTGGTTCGTCTCGTCGACAATCTGGTCCTCCAGCTGGACCTTCAGGCCGACCTCACCGGCAGCGTCCGCCTGAGCGACACGCTCGGTGTA from Thermomicrobiales bacterium includes:
- the crcB gene encoding fluoride efflux transporter CrcB — protein: MGIILVGVGGGAGAISRYLLSGWINTVAGPGPFAIFVVNITGAFLLGLFLTLTQDRFIVSPDMRRLVATGYFGGYTTFSTWTWETMQLVQTGEYARAFLNGAGSLVVGLVAVYLGIVVGRLI
- a CDS encoding DUF190 domain-containing protein, coding for MAADVKAVMSAMQEAGKRLRIYIGESDTWHGRPLFQEIVEMAHREGLAGATVVRGIEGFGAHSRIHTARVLRLSEDLPVVVDIVDSAERIERILPILDEMVSEGLVTISDVTVVMYRHRDGDKPRSD
- a CDS encoding inorganic diphosphatase, whose protein sequence is MGTDARVVDAFIEIPKGSRNKYEFDESVGRFRLDRVLYSSVHYPTDYGYIEHTLAPDGDHLDILVVVHEPTFPGCLVESRPVGGLDMADEKGSDFKVLAVPTGDPRFDHVHTLRDLAPHTLLEIEAFFATYKLLEPKDTEVLGWHEVDEAWEMIERSRAAWTAQQG
- a CDS encoding helix-turn-helix domain-containing protein; translation: MSARRGEAVGDLAEARFKAAAGAVFRQLRSDHGWSLREFAERVGIAHTSLYAVERNETVPSIGTLASVAAACDLTLPAMLSLIIDALLRDHPTSMRDASLAALMENAADLTDAQRRELAGFADFLRYRDRPPDGDA
- a CDS encoding LLM class flavin-dependent oxidoreductase is translated as MTDYGHDLLFGTFITPTATPPAHAVDLAIASEQAGLDLVTFQDHPYQAAFHETWTLLSYVASRTERIRLAGNVLNLPLRNPVVLARSIASLDLLSGGRVDLGIGTGAFWDAIAAMGAPRRTPGESITALREAITIAREVWDTSKTGGIWLDGEIYQIQGAKRGPAPAHDVDIWVGAYKPRMLALVGQLADGWLPSLAYLPGGTRDLAQMNARIDKAAEAAGRDPRSVRRMLNINGQFSSTSRGFLNGPPSEWAEQIADTAIDYGISTFIVAADDAQTIELYATEVVPQARAIVADRRALRAEILAAQASPSGGLSR
- a CDS encoding LLM class flavin-dependent oxidoreductase, which encodes MARYGHDLQFGVFLTPSSDAPQQVVDLAVLAERVGLDLVTIQDHPYLPTHLDTWTLLSWIAGRTERIHLAPNVLNIPLRQPAVAARAAASLDLLSHGRLELGLGAGAYWTAIAALGVPRLSPGESIDAMQEALAVVRAMLDTNADRRARVDGIYHRLDGAQAGPTPAHEIPILLGAAKPRMLRLLGAEADGWIATQRFLPPDGLATGNAIIDAAAREAGRDPREIRRILNIDGRFAEEREAFLDGPPEQWVDDLLPLALNDGVSTFILMTDDALAIKRFAGEVAPAMREAFYRIDPQAQHPLRQRRASVRARRRDGIAYDVIPASLAERAVEPGDVGYAELRSNYLRGGSPGLILRPQNRDEVVEALAFARQHPDLPLGIRSGGHGISGRSTNDGGIVIDLGALNSIEVIDSATRLVRIGPGARWMDVAEAIAPYGWAISSGDYGGVGVGGLATAGGIGWLAREHGLTIDHVRAVEMVLADGSVVRADERENADLFWAARGAGANFGIVTSFEIEADVVGNIGWAQLLMDASDTATFLQQWGALVEAAPRDLTSFLIVSPPRNNQPAIAWVLAVVDSSDPAVIVDRIQPLATIAPLYDHQIAITTYAGIMANAAQGYHSGRGEPAARSGLVHHITPELAAGAAEMINNRSTYYFQIRSVGGAVADVPDNATAYAHRDANFHLTAFGTSHQRLGPLWDALQDQMNGIYLSFDTDPRPERIADAFPPATLERLRELKRRYDPNNVFRDNFNIQPAPQPVLVESTD
- a CDS encoding MarR family winged helix-turn-helix transcriptional regulator → MSKTISTTPDAAMAVWLEYSTIHQHLMSHLARELNRETGLSEADYQILDAVADRPDGCVRALELRWILQWEKSRLSHQIARMIARGLLDRRACTEDARSQIVVLTTDGRDAALHARMVREASIERLILNVLPDEVLDGLAEATSLLADALERAADADPECRAARTAARDETSRPGDGGIEEGCLPC
- a CDS encoding NAD(P)H-dependent oxidoreductase, giving the protein MLNLQIIVGSTRDGRAADLVTPWVVDRASRHADFDVDVLDLRDWPLPMFAETPQTIGDPSDPTYSEPVVRNWNARIKEGDAYLFITPEYNHSIPGALKNAIDSVYASFGFRNKPAAFVGYSGGIAAAVRAIEHLAHIAIEAEMVPLRNTVLIPRVRSAFDGISPADPVADLSLGVMLDDLAWWGNLLQRARAEGALAPGGQRLREAQAQLASR
- a CDS encoding helix-turn-helix transcriptional regulator, translated to MGCNAHSLPTAFCPRFHHAVELIGRRWTGAILRALLSGATRYTDVTAAIPGLSDRLLSERLRELEAEGIVIRTVIPEMPVRIEYHLTEKGQNLLPVLEAVSTWAEAWVDDLEADAQCTPAMVEQGVAGNAHVRRCFAQRQRAVVNYLGALLCSAMIG
- a CDS encoding YceI family protein — protein: MSVSPTQTTTTWNIDTAHSTVEFSVKHMMISTVKGQFGAVEGTVELDPANLASASVDARIDTSTITTHNEMRDNHLRTNDFFNAEDFRYITFKSTSIEPKGDDEFKIHGDLTIRDVTKPVTLDAVLDGIMEKDAFGKRRAAFSASTSINRKDFGVNWNGAIEGGGVVVADKVKVDLNIAAVQ
- a CDS encoding VOC family protein; the protein is MSTSNTTIHPETRIGHVHLKVADLDRAIQFYRGVLGFEVMQRYGRQAAFLSAGGYHHHIGLNTWESRNGERPARGTTGLYHAAILYPNRRELARALSSLLRNHYPISGAADHGVSEAIYLEDPDGNGLELYVDRDPAEWPRNENGEIAMTTDALDFAGLLAELEPEAATATS